The window GACACAGATTAAGGAGTAATTAGGAGGTGGGGAAGGAACTGCAAACATTTGTTGATCATTTACAAatgatcatttatattttacataggcattatatttaattttaaagtcattttgcaAAATAGTATTGtgccattttacacatgagaaaactaAGACTTAAAGAGGGAAAAACTTCCTTTAGGTCAATTTGAATAACTAATAATGGAGAGAATTAGAATTTGAATTTATGCTCTCCAGGCCTTCTCCATTCTACTGCAAaggcatgaagaaaatgaagatgtctATAGATTGTTTCATCAAGTGGTAGGTTTTTACTATAAAAAAGGAGACTTTGGTGTTTTAAATCAgagtttttttttggaaaagaaatatgTAGTAGGAATTGAACATGGGATCTAAAATTATGCTTCATATATagggcatttatttttattggcttcTTTTAGATTTAAAGAACATGTACAGAATAACTTGCCTAGAGATCTTCTAACTGGCGAACAGTTTATTCAGCTGCGAAGGGAATTAGCTTCTGTAAATGGACATAGTGGTGATGATGGTCCTCCTGGTGATGATCTACCATCGGGAATTGAAGACATTACTGATCCAGCAAAGGTAACCAGACTTACTGAAAAATCCTTCAGTGTATGAGAAACTAGACTTTGTATTTCTTGACTGCATGTGTTGGATGATTTGTGGCTCATATAAAATTAGTTTCTGATTAAGGCAAGTGGGAATTCTTGAGCTTTAGTGTGgttttaaatacagatttaagGTAAGAGAATCTGTTTTACTATGAGAGATACCTTAAAAATGTCCTTAAAAGGGACATTTTGTCTGTGTGATGATCTACTAGTCCcctattaaacacacacacacagagtggttTATTAGGAAATTCTGttataaattttagtattgttAATTGTACTTTGCACATAATTGTTAACAGTTTAAAACTTAACACTATTCTAAGATTTTAAAGTAGATGTGGATAATACTTAAATGAAAgcaataatatgaaaaatttcaGTATATAACTTgtgtgatttaaatttttttttcttcccaagctAATTACAGAAATCGAAAACATGAGACATAGAATCATTGAAATTCATCAAGAAATGTTTAATTATAATGAGCATGAAGTTAGTAAAAGGTGGACATTTGAAGAAGGtgtaagtgtttttgttttgtaataggcttcaaaatataaagataggaataatgtatttttctttcagttttgaaTAATGTCTCTACTACTTTTTTTTGTTCAAGTAGTAACTTAAGATTTTTGCCCCATTTACCTCTAGCATTATTAATTTCCCATaatcaattttatcatttttccattGTCAGTTTTAGAATCTTATAGAATGAATTCAGATTTACTTGAGTTGGAATATACCTATTTAATCTGAACATTTTATTACAGTcgtcagtttttaaaatcaacttgaGTTCATACTTTATGTACAACAGATGCACCCATTTTAGATGTAAAATACTGTAGTAAAATGAGGGTTTCCCTCAGATTCTagttcttaatttgttttttaaacagctttattgagaaagAATTCACTTACCATATAgtttacccatttaaagtatacaatttcagtagtttttagtgtattcacagataCATACAGCCATCACTATGGTCCATTTTGGAACATTATCACCTTACAAAGAAACCCCTTACCTTTTAGCTGTCATTCCTCTACTCCCTCACCTGTCTGTTCTACCTCTCATTCCCAGTCCTAAGGTAGCACCAACCTTTCTCTTTCTATAGATTTTCCTGTTCTGGCCtttcatatgagtgaaattattaTAGTATGTGGTATTTTTGTGACTGGCTATGCGGTTTGACATGTATATGCACATTACAGTGCATCACAGCAATCAGGATATGGAAGTAGTCTGTTATCTCAGAAAGTTCCTTTGGCCCCTTTTCATTTGGTAACCCTCACCCCACTCCTAGTGCTAGGCAACTACTGGTCTGCTACCTGTAATATAGTATAATTGTTCAGTTTTAAAATactcaacaaaggaaaaaatttccTCAACATAAAGGAAATTTTGTAGTGCCATTACAGttactaaataaatggaaaatacattctatttcttcagtttgtaaagccttaaaaattttaattttaaaagttttgccATGAAATATGGTGATTAAAATTTTTTGGCTCACCATAATTACACACATAATTTAGATAATTTGTATTGTTATATGTTCATGCATTTTCTGGTATTGGTATTGATTTACTTTCATTCCTatgtcatacttttttttttcctatcgtACTTTTATTACAGATTAAAAGACCTTATTTTCACGTGAAACCATTGGAAAAGGCACAactgaaaaactggaaagaatacttagaatttgaaattgaaaatggGACTCATGAACGAGTTGTGGTTCTCTTTGAAAGATGTGTCATATCATGTGCCCTCTATGAGGAGTTTTGGATTAAGGTAAGAAAATTAGATGCTCTGAAACTTGAACATATTATAAACATTGATCTAGTGACTAACCTTTTTTGTACTTCTGTTGAATGTTGTTCATATAACTATATCTGTTGCATTAGGAGATGGTCTGCTTGCAACCAGATTTGACTGCTGCATATGCCAACCTCGTTGCCTCTCTTCGTCCTTCCTTACAGAAACTAGTCTAGTGGTTCAATAAAGGTGCTGAATGGGTTTACAAATAGAATTTTATCGTTCTGTCACATATTTAATGGCTTGTTCAACTGTAAATTATTCAGTATTTCCTCTGTTTCTGTATGTAGTATGCCAAGTACATGGAAAACCATAGCATTGAAGGAGTGAGGCATGTCTTCAGCAGAGCTTGCACTATCCATCTCCCAAAGAAACCCATGGTGCATATGCTTTGGGCAGCTTTTGAGGAACAGCAGGGTAAGAATGAGGAAACTCAGTTGATATTTTTTGGATTTTAAGTTACTTCAGGATAAAGTTAAAGGAGTTGAGTCTTGGGATGGTGTAAAGCAGAGGTCAATAagcttttttctgtaaagggccagatagtaaattcTTTAGGCTTTACAGGCCATTGCTCTCTTTTCTGATGACTCTGCCATTATATCCCCAAAGCATCTGTAGATAATAAACAAATGAGCGTGgctgttttcagttttaaataaaaaaacaggcagagggcTGAATTTAGCCTGTGGACTGTCATTTGCCAGTACCTTGCTGCATAAAGGATATCTCAGAGATTTAAACAAAAGCATAAacatttaattaacatttctaGGTAATATTAATGAAGCCAGGAATATCTTGAGAACATTTGAAGAATGTGTTCTAGGATTGGCAATGGTTCGTTTGAGAAGAGTAAGTTTAGAACGACGGCACGGAAATATGGAAGAAGCTGAACATTTGCTTCAGGATGCCATTAAGAATGCCAAATCAAATAATGAATCATCATTTTATGCTATCAAACTAGCccgacatctttttaaaatacaaaaaaaccttCCCAAATCAAGAAAGGTGCTTTTGGAAGCAATCGAAAGAGACAAAGTAAGTATTCGTATTTTAGAATATCttccataaacaaaacaaaacaatggccgttgtttgttttctcattttggcAACTATGATGAAAGATTTGCTctgtatgtaatatattttattactacATGAAGACAGCAGTCCCTCTAAACTGATGTTGccattgtttaaaaatgttttgaaaagaaatgttttgaatTAAAAGGTTGAGAAAATTAAGATTATTGGATTAAAAAGTGTTGCAGACATTGTGACACTTTATATTTCCCTCATGTTGAGAAATTTTATAGCAAATTTACTGATTATTGTAGGTAGAGAGCATGGGAGAGAGAATACCTTATAAACAACTATAACAATGAGATTCTCCTCCtccaaaatatttcactttattaGTCGATTAAAGCcagtgttttttatatttttcacttttttagattttaagctAATGCCAGGGCTAAGACacaggcttatttatttatttatttatttatttatttatttatttatttatttatttatttattattttttgattgaagttcagtttgccaacatatagcatatcacccgttgctcatcccatcaagtgcccccctcagtgcccatcacccagtcacccaagaCACAGGTTTGTAACAGTGTGTTTCCAGCTGCAGTTTAAGATGATTATAGTTGTAAAAATCTAAATTACTGGGAACTGTAGAAACCATTTTTTGATGCTTCTTTTATATTTGGCCTGGTAGGCCAAGGCTCATTAAACCCAAGATAGGATATAGGCTTTTAACTTACAGGTATTTAACAGTTTGCATTGTTTGGGAGATACTAGGATGATGTCCTTACTTATCAATGTGCTAATGTTTTTTTCACCTGTTTTGATGTATGCTCAAAACGTTTAGTGTGTtacattttaatatgattttcttttcaaatttagacattaaaatgaagacattttaagtatatattctaATTAAAGTATCTTAGAAATATTATTAATTGATACTGCTTTTTACACAGGAAAATACAAAGTTATACCTCAATTTACTTGAAATGGAATATAGTGGTGACctcaaacaaaatgaagaaaatatcctAAATTGTTTTGACAAAGCTATACATGGTTCATTACCTATTAAAATGAGAATTACATTTTCTCAGAGAAAAGTGGAGTTTCTTGAAGATTTTGGTTCAGATGTTAATAAGTAAGATCttaattatatattatctatttgTATAGTAAATGAGCATTGATAATTTTCGATGAGAGTTTGATGATTAGTACAAattaatatattgttaaatttaaGATGTGTGTCTaggttattttttccttaaatatatggGGGGTAATTCAATTTTGCAAATATGTATGTGTTTAACAGGATATATAGTTTGTGTTTCcttcaaaattgttttcaaaattttagcATGGTAATGTAAACAATGAGAGATGGCAGGAAGCAGTAattccatgaaaaaaagaaatggatcaaGGATTGAACCCTAAAACACAAACAGTATATATAGGCCATGAAAAGTGGATGGGATTAATCAGAGATAGGGATGCTGTTTTATTTCTGATCAGAGAAAATAGATCTGGTTGCACAAATCATGCCTAATGAACtcattttcatacattttaagaAGCTGAAAGTTGAAGGTAGCAGAAGGATTTTACTCTAGGGCATTTGGGAAAAAAgcttatgatttatttttgcaaaatagaAGTATTGATTAGAGTATTGCTGCTGTTTCATTCTTAACTGATTCTAGTAGGCAACTTATCCCAGTTCTTCTATCTTTTCTAAATACCCTATTATAGAGTGATTTCCATTGAAAACAGTTCTTGATAAAATGAGGATTATTTATGTGGCTGTTTTACATATGTTTGTAtacatttttgatggctgagtaaaattttagttaaactaaaaaacattttaacataatttttaatacaattgTATATATGTGCTTGACATATTAAATCTGTTATATGAATTATCTAGTGTAAAATATGGAACAGTCTAATGAAAGTATAGatactgttttgttgtttgttggtATTGTTCTTTTAATAGATGAAGAGAGGCTTAAAGAGATTAGAAGTTTTTCCAAGGTCAGTTAGCTCTTATTACATTGTGCAACTGGGATTAGAATTTGCTTCAGAGTCTGTGCTTCTAACCACCTGGGCTGTATATTTAGTGTCTTTGTTTTGTACTGAAAAAGTACACAAAAGAAATGGGAATTTAATTCTAGGTTTTAGTCTAGTTGGGTGGTTTGATGATCAGAGGAAATAGGTATATGAGGTGGTACTGTTAAGGCTGTGATTTCTGTGGATCAGAATGGATTTGTCATCCTTCGCAGAGGAGATGAGGCTTCATTTAGTTACTGGATTCTGACAGAGGATAAAATGGTGGAAGTTAAAGTTCATTTAAAAGTAACATCTGGTTAATGGAGGGGTTTTGAAGTAATGAGTATGAAGTTGGTTGTGCTATGCATTGAACACTAGGCTGGGTTGGAGCACATGCAGTACCACAACTGACGGTAGGAAGCTATTCGAGTTTTGACTGAAATTAAATGACATAGTTAAATTTGGCAGTAATATGTGGACAAATCTGAGTCATAACACAAAGATGCCAGTTAGGCCCCTCAAAATACAGAGGTTCTGCGTATccggttttaaagatttttatagttgagattttgaaaagaattgattgaaaaataaatgagcttaGAAGTTAAGGTAGCAGTATAATGTATTGGTAAGAATTGGTTTAATTCAGACAAATACATGCTTAAATCTTTACTGTGCCACTATTTGTGTATTTCtcagttttcaaattttctcatGTTATGATTGAATCTCTCATCACCTAATGCACAGGTTgttaaaagccttaaaaaaattagtaCATTTAAAGTGCTTGATGAGTAAACACTTTAACCAGAGATTGCTGGTATTAACAATTTTATAGTGTCTTGAACATTTTGGAATAGAGTTACTGGTTGTTATTAGATGTGTATGTATGCAGGCTGCTCAGGGAAGTTGTATATGCATGTAAAGTGTTAATGGTCATTCCTCAGAAATGTTAATTATCTGTGTTCAAGTTTATGATTACCTTAAAAATAAGGCCAtttgtctttataaaaaaatatttcagaaaatggtAAAAGGAAAACAATCTTTAGGATATTACAGTCAGTTTGGCTTCAAGTGACATCGTTTTTGAAGTTCTGAGTTCCAGGTGAGACTTAATACACATATCATgttagaatgtttttatttaataagttatcttaaaaaaaaaagatttatttatttgagaaagagagcatgcaggggagaggggcagagggaaggggagagagtcttaagcagactctgtgctgagcacacatCCCGACACatggcttgatcttacaacccagagagcatgacctgagctgaaaccacgaattggatgcttaaccaactgtgtcacGCAGGTGCCTcctgaaaattatctttttaatcagTGATAACAGTtaaattgtagtttttttttttatattgtagtTTTGTATTAGTTTTAATTCAGTTTATCATATGGCcaaagtttaaatatattttatcctgATATCAAGGATCTTTAATAAGCATTGTTAAATTAGatctcaaaaatatgtaaattacaaAATGGTCAGGACTCCTTTGCAATGGACAAAAACACATTCTCAAGGTCACTATCTTAGTTATATAATAATTTCCTAGGCAGGTGTTCCACATGTGTTAGAAATGATCCCAAAGATAGCTCTTGACCAATATCCCATCAGCTTCAGCCAACTGTAGTATGGAGAACAGGCATTTTCTAGTAGCTCAAAAATCCCAGGACCGACTAAACGTTTTGGTTTGGGTCATAGGCTCACGCTGAACCAGTTCTTGGTCAGGGTATATAGTACTGGCCAGTCCTGAACCCCTGAAGCCTCATTTTGAATCACATGGACTGAGAAGGAAAGTGCAGAGTAGTGGTTTCCCAAAGGAAATACATTGAAAAGGTAGCTAGCTGGGAGGTTTGCTTACTGGTTcatctcaccaaaaaaaaaaaaaaaaaaaaaaaaaatcaatgttcatcgcaacatatttttatttccaagtgGAAATAAGTCTAAAACTTTATGAATTTAAcaatttgatttttgtatattctagaggattttttttcctttcaggctTCTGAATGCTTATGATGAACATCAAACACTTCTAAAAGAACaggattctttaaaaaggaaagcagaaaatgGGTATGTAACTCCTTGAATTGGGAAGGGATGCTTAAAAgacatttcatttcatattatggtaatttaaatagtttatattcacgatttgaaaaaaaaatcatacaaaactTGAGTGATTAAGAACTTTACTAAAACAAATGTACATAGATACAAATGTACACATTCAcccatttgttttaaaagtacTTACCTGTTGGAAttttgaaagtttcttttttgtccttttatttagATCAGAAGaaccagaggaaaagaaagctcACACAGAAGATACAAGTTCATCATCTACACAGATGATTGATGGTGATTTACAGGCAAATCAAGCTGCATATAATTATAGTGCCTGGTATCAAGTGAGTTCACATAATTGAATTCTTTGTGCATAGATGTTATTAGAAAAGCATAAAttaggatagtttttttttttttaaaacaactactTCTATTCCAGACTGTATAATTGTCTTTTGTGGTTAAGTCTTAGAATTTTAGCAGTGAACACATGCTTGTTTTCTTAAACATATCCTCtttaattacttttataaatagaattCAGCCAGTTCTAGCATGCTAACATGTGTGCTTTTTCCTTTCAGTACAATTATCAGAATCCTTGGAATTATGGACAGTATTACCCTCCCCCTCCAACCTGATGAGAAAATGTATCAGATGGAATTTGTGAaagatatgaaattatttttttttaatgagggatGTAAACATAGCATAAGCTTGTTGTATTTGATAACTTGTCTTCCTGTTTCTGTGTAACATGATTTGTTTAGTAATAGGGGAAGAAATGTCACTTATTAGCTTACCACAGATACTATTTCCTACcatttataaaatttactttttattggagaactatttttttgatttttgcatTAAGTGGTCTAGAATTCTTTTGCAATGCATTTGCAACAGAGTTTTGTAGCCTTAAGgggtaggaaaaaaataactgactGTAAATCATGTCAGTGTAGTACAAGATTCTGAAAATACATAAGGGCTGGTTATTAAGGATTtacctctgtaaaaaaaaatggatttttaaactTTGATGACAAGGTTTTGTCTGTTTCAATTATCCTTGTGAATTTGGATCTAACTGCAGAAAAGATACACTATTAAATACTATGTCTTGGGATAGAgattataaatgaaaaggaatgtttgcatcccttttaaaaaatgaaaatcatatcaAAAGTATGCTGTTTCAGGAGACTTTGTATTTAGAATATTCATGTAAAACTTGTGAGCAAGCTTTCATTTTGATCAAACTGATCATCTTCATTTTTGTAATAAAACTGAAGATTCCTCAATGAATTGTTATGAATTtattgggggggggaggaggtggatCACCTAACAATATCAACTTTATTAATCATGATTAGTGGTTTATTGGTTTAAGTATACTTTTTTTGAACTTAGTTATCTTCTTGCCAGGATTAGACCATTTAGCTTTTTGCTTCCTCAGTTTCTGTGCTTGTTTTCTCATTATACagaaacatttaaagattttttaaagagga of the Canis lupus baileyi chromosome 9, mCanLup2.hap1, whole genome shotgun sequence genome contains:
- the PRPF39 gene encoding pre-mRNA-processing factor 39 isoform X1; its protein translation is MQNSHMDEYRNSSNGSTGNSSEVVVEQSADFSTEIMNVTEMEQSPDGSPNVNATTEENEIANAVDLPVTETEANFPPEYEKFWKTVENNPQDFTGWVYLLQYVEQENHLMAARKAFDKFFIHYPYCYGYWKKYADLEKRHDNIKQSDEVYRRGLQAIPLSVDLWIHYINFLKETLDPGDPETNSTIRGTFEHAVLAAGTDFRSDRLWEMYINWENEQGNLREVTAIYDRILGIPTQLYSHHFQRFKEHVQNNLPRDLLTGEQFIQLRRELASVNGHSGDDGPPGDDLPSGIEDITDPAKLITEIENMRHRIIEIHQEMFNYNEHEVSKRWTFEEGIKRPYFHVKPLEKAQLKNWKEYLEFEIENGTHERVVVLFERCVISCALYEEFWIKYAKYMENHSIEGVRHVFSRACTIHLPKKPMVHMLWAAFEEQQGNINEARNILRTFEECVLGLAMVRLRRVSLERRHGNMEEAEHLLQDAIKNAKSNNESSFYAIKLARHLFKIQKNLPKSRKVLLEAIERDKENTKLYLNLLEMEYSGDLKQNEENILNCFDKAIHGSLPIKMRITFSQRKVEFLEDFGSDVNKLLNAYDEHQTLLKEQDSLKRKAENGSEEPEEKKAHTEDTSSSSTQMIDGDLQANQAAYNYSAWYQYNYQNPWNYGQYYPPPPT
- the PRPF39 gene encoding pre-mRNA-processing factor 39 isoform X2; its protein translation is MQGLLRFEDQDSARGDQNIAMFYPTSTQMVYRRGLQAIPLSVDLWIHYINFLKETLDPGDPETNSTIRGTFEHAVLAAGTDFRSDRLWEMYINWENEQGNLREVTAIYDRILGIPTQLYSHHFQRFKEHVQNNLPRDLLTGEQFIQLRRELASVNGHSGDDGPPGDDLPSGIEDITDPAKLITEIENMRHRIIEIHQEMFNYNEHEVSKRWTFEEGIKRPYFHVKPLEKAQLKNWKEYLEFEIENGTHERVVVLFERCVISCALYEEFWIKYAKYMENHSIEGVRHVFSRACTIHLPKKPMVHMLWAAFEEQQGNINEARNILRTFEECVLGLAMVRLRRVSLERRHGNMEEAEHLLQDAIKNAKSNNESSFYAIKLARHLFKIQKNLPKSRKVLLEAIERDKENTKLYLNLLEMEYSGDLKQNEENILNCFDKAIHGSLPIKMRITFSQRKVEFLEDFGSDVNKLLNAYDEHQTLLKEQDSLKRKAENGSEEPEEKKAHTEDTSSSSTQMIDGDLQANQAAYNYSAWYQYNYQNPWNYGQYYPPPPT